The following proteins come from a genomic window of Pseudomonas sp. J452:
- a CDS encoding PA3496 family putative envelope integrity protein: protein MSTDKEELVLDDDFVAEEAEETTERPVVEVAKTNLAKRRVIDNYLEERRLQKQLGDYDFDL, encoded by the coding sequence ATGAGCACGGACAAAGAAGAACTCGTACTCGACGATGACTTTGTCGCCGAAGAGGCCGAAGAAACCACCGAACGTCCGGTGGTGGAAGTCGCCAAGACCAATCTGGCCAAACGCCGGGTCATCGACAACTACCTGGAAGAGCGACGCCTGCAGAAACAGCTCGGCGACTATGACTTCGATCTCTGA
- the gloA gene encoding lactoylglutathione lyase, with translation MRLLHTMLRVGDMDKSIAFYTEVLGMTLLRRKDYPDGQFTLAFVGYGDEAHNSVIELTYNWGVDSYELGTGYGHIALEVADVYKACEDIRSRGGKITREPGPMKHGTSILAFVEDPDGYKIELLSAKRSD, from the coding sequence ATGAGACTGCTGCATACCATGCTGCGCGTCGGCGACATGGACAAGTCCATCGCCTTCTACACCGAAGTGCTGGGCATGACTCTGCTGCGCCGCAAGGATTACCCGGACGGCCAGTTCACCCTGGCGTTTGTCGGCTATGGCGACGAGGCGCACAACAGCGTGATCGAGCTGACCTACAACTGGGGCGTGGACAGCTACGAGCTGGGCACCGGCTACGGCCATATCGCCCTGGAAGTGGCTGATGTGTACAAGGCCTGCGAGGACATCCGTTCGCGTGGCGGCAAGATCACCCGTGAGCCGGGGCCGATGAAGCACGGCACCAGCATTCTGGCCTTTGTCGAAGACCCGGATGGCTACAAGATCGAGCTGTTGTCGGCCAAACGCAGCGATTGA
- the rsxC gene encoding electron transport complex subunit RsxC, translating to MTALIDHAQQIWDIPGGIHPPEQKTLSNRTPIQPAPLPRRLILPLGQHIGAAAEPCVAVGEYVLKGQKIAEANGFVSAALHAPTSGTVSFVGAQPYPHVSGMPAAAIVIDSDGLEQWTDLQPCPDYRHMEAAELLEKIRQAGINGLGGAGFPTAVKLTARPTQKIHTLLINGTECEPYITADDVLMRERAAELISGIDILVQLIQPDQVLIGIEDNKPEAITAVRAALAERSYRLKVFPTKYPSGGEKQLIQILTGVEVPSGGLPADIGMLCQNVGTCVAIHDAIVLGKPLISRITTLTGEALSRPGNVEALLGTPVGELLDFAGLDKAKLNRLVMGGPMMGFSLPDLSVPLIKTSNCLLASTSAELPAPPPAMPCIRCGECAEACPASLLPQQLHFFALGQQHEQLKAHNLFDCIECGACAYVCPSSIPLVQYYRAAKADIRDLEQKQQKAEHSKQRFELRQERLRREEERKEAERLARAERAAKAKAAQAEAASAAPVAAAPAADDQLKRLKIEASMAQVALKKAEKQLASHDTPELQAQVSSLRAAAEAAQKALEAAQPSAPPVTAAPPADEALKKAKIEAAMLKAQLRKLEKLESPTTEQQAELAQARQQLAAAEQALESLQNAAPAPATKPAGDDALKKAKIEAAMLKAQLRKLEKLESPTAEQQSELAQARQQLAAAEQTVESLQSAAPAPAAKPAGDEVLKKAKIEAAMLKAQLRKLEKLESPTAEQQAELEQARQQLAAAEQTVESLQSAAPAPATKPAGDEALKKAKIDLAMKRAELKKAEKAAAGEAELATLRAALTAAEQALHAAEAVSNKPAPELVRTDKAPIDEALRALKTELAFARADLRKLERDEQAASEALDAARARLTAAEQKLVEQQNP from the coding sequence ATGACTGCTTTGATCGACCACGCCCAGCAGATCTGGGACATCCCCGGCGGCATCCACCCGCCGGAGCAGAAAACCCTCTCCAACCGCACGCCGATCCAGCCGGCGCCACTGCCCAGGCGCCTGATCCTGCCGCTGGGCCAGCATATCGGCGCCGCCGCCGAGCCCTGCGTGGCGGTGGGCGAGTACGTGCTCAAGGGCCAGAAGATCGCCGAGGCCAACGGTTTCGTCAGCGCCGCCCTGCACGCACCAACTTCCGGCACCGTCAGTTTCGTCGGCGCACAGCCCTACCCGCATGTCTCCGGTATGCCGGCAGCAGCCATCGTCATCGACAGCGACGGCCTGGAACAGTGGACCGACCTGCAGCCCTGCCCGGACTACCGGCACATGGAAGCCGCCGAGCTGCTGGAGAAGATTCGCCAGGCCGGCATCAACGGCCTGGGCGGCGCCGGCTTCCCCACGGCGGTCAAGCTTACCGCGCGGCCGACGCAGAAGATTCACACGCTGCTCATCAACGGCACCGAGTGCGAGCCGTACATCACCGCCGACGATGTGCTGATGCGCGAACGCGCTGCCGAGCTGATCTCCGGCATCGACATCTTGGTGCAGCTGATCCAGCCGGATCAGGTGCTGATCGGCATCGAGGACAACAAGCCCGAGGCTATCACCGCCGTGCGCGCCGCCCTGGCCGAGCGCAGCTACCGGCTCAAGGTGTTCCCCACCAAGTACCCGTCCGGTGGCGAGAAGCAGCTGATCCAGATCCTCACTGGTGTGGAAGTGCCCAGTGGTGGGCTGCCGGCCGATATCGGCATGCTCTGCCAGAACGTCGGCACCTGCGTCGCCATCCATGACGCCATCGTGCTGGGCAAGCCGCTGATCTCGCGCATCACTACTCTGACCGGCGAGGCGCTGAGCCGCCCCGGCAACGTCGAGGCGCTGCTCGGCACGCCGGTGGGCGAGTTGCTCGACTTCGCCGGGCTGGACAAAGCCAAGCTCAATCGCCTGGTGATGGGCGGGCCGATGATGGGTTTCAGCCTGCCCGACCTAAGCGTGCCGCTGATCAAGACCAGCAACTGCCTGCTGGCCTCGACCAGCGCCGAGCTGCCCGCCCCGCCACCCGCCATGCCCTGCATCCGCTGTGGCGAATGTGCCGAAGCCTGCCCGGCCAGCCTGCTGCCGCAACAGCTGCACTTCTTCGCCCTCGGCCAGCAGCACGAACAGCTCAAGGCACATAACCTGTTCGACTGCATCGAGTGCGGCGCCTGTGCCTATGTCTGCCCGTCGAGCATTCCGCTGGTGCAGTACTACCGCGCGGCCAAGGCCGACATCCGCGACCTGGAACAGAAGCAGCAGAAGGCCGAGCACTCCAAGCAACGCTTCGAACTGCGCCAGGAGCGCCTGCGCCGCGAGGAGGAACGCAAGGAAGCCGAACGCCTGGCCCGCGCAGAGCGTGCCGCCAAGGCCAAGGCGGCCCAGGCCGAAGCTGCCAGCGCCGCGCCGGTTGCCGCCGCACCTGCCGCCGACGACCAGCTCAAGCGCCTGAAGATCGAAGCCAGCATGGCCCAGGTCGCCCTGAAGAAGGCCGAGAAGCAGCTGGCCAGCCACGACACCCCAGAGCTGCAGGCCCAGGTCAGCAGCCTGCGCGCCGCCGCCGAAGCCGCGCAGAAAGCCCTGGAGGCCGCCCAACCCAGCGCCCCGCCAGTTACAGCCGCGCCGCCGGCTGACGAAGCGCTGAAGAAGGCCAAGATCGAAGCCGCCATGCTCAAGGCCCAGCTGCGCAAGCTGGAGAAACTGGAAAGCCCCACGACCGAACAGCAGGCCGAGCTGGCACAGGCCCGCCAGCAGCTGGCCGCCGCCGAGCAAGCCCTGGAAAGCCTGCAAAACGCAGCGCCGGCCCCAGCCACCAAACCGGCCGGCGACGATGCGCTGAAAAAAGCCAAGATCGAAGCCGCCATGCTCAAGGCCCAGCTGCGCAAGCTGGAGAAGCTGGAAAGCCCCACGGCCGAACAGCAGAGCGAACTGGCACAGGCTCGCCAGCAACTGGCCGCCGCCGAGCAGACCGTGGAAAGCCTGCAAAGCGCAGCGCCGGCTCCCGCCGCCAAACCGGCCGGCGACGAAGTGCTGAAGAAAGCCAAGATCGAAGCCGCCATGCTCAAGGCTCAGCTGCGCAAGCTGGAGAAGCTGGAAAGCCCCACGGCCGAACAGCAAGCCGAGCTAGAACAGGCCCGCCAGCAGCTGGCTGCCGCCGAGCAAACCGTGGAAAGCCTGCAAAGCGCAGCGCCGGCTCCAGCGACCAAACCGGCCGGAGACGAGGCGCTGAAAAAGGCCAAGATCGATCTGGCGATGAAACGCGCCGAACTGAAGAAGGCAGAAAAGGCCGCCGCCGGCGAAGCCGAGCTGGCGACCCTACGTGCCGCCCTGACCGCCGCCGAACAGGCCTTGCATGCCGCCGAGGCTGTCTCGAACAAGCCAGCTCCCGAGCTGGTGCGTACCGACAAGGCTCCGATTGATGAAGCCTTGCGCGCCCTGAAGACCGAACTCGCCTTCGCCCGCGCCGACCTGCGCAAGCTGGAACGCGATGAGCAGGCCGCCAGCGAGGCACTCGATGCCGCCCGCGCGCGCCTGACCGCCGCCGAGCAGAAACTGGTGGAGCAACAGAACCCGTAG
- the nth gene encoding endonuclease III encodes MNAAKRYEIFRRLHEDNPEPKTELAYSTPFELLIAVILSAQATDVGVNKATARLYPVANTPEAIYALGYDGLCDYIKTIGLYPSKAKNVIETCRILVEKHNSQVPDNREDLEALPGVGRKTANVVLNTAFRQLAMAVDTHIFRVSNRTGIAPGKNVLEVEKKLLKFVPKDFLLDSHHWLILHGRYVCQARKPRCGSCRIEDLCEYKAKTSDD; translated from the coding sequence GTGAACGCCGCCAAACGCTACGAGATCTTCCGCCGGCTGCACGAAGACAACCCCGAGCCGAAAACCGAACTGGCCTACAGCACGCCTTTCGAGCTGCTGATTGCGGTAATTCTCTCCGCCCAGGCCACCGACGTCGGGGTGAACAAGGCCACGGCCAGGCTGTACCCGGTGGCCAACACCCCGGAAGCGATCTACGCCCTGGGCTATGACGGCCTGTGCGATTACATCAAGACCATCGGCCTGTACCCGAGCAAGGCGAAGAACGTCATCGAGACCTGCCGCATCCTGGTGGAAAAGCACAACAGCCAGGTGCCGGACAACCGCGAAGACCTCGAAGCGCTGCCCGGCGTCGGCCGCAAGACCGCCAACGTGGTGCTCAACACGGCCTTCCGCCAGTTGGCCATGGCCGTGGACACGCACATCTTCCGCGTCAGCAACCGCACCGGCATCGCGCCGGGCAAAAACGTGCTGGAAGTGGAGAAGAAACTGCTCAAGTTCGTGCCCAAGGACTTCCTCCTCGATTCGCACCACTGGCTGATCCTGCATGGCCGCTATGTCTGCCAGGCGCGCAAGCCGCGTTGTGGCAGCTGCCGCATCGAGGACCTGTGCGAATACAAGGCAAAAACCTCCGACGATTGA
- the rsxB gene encoding electron transport complex subunit RsxB, with protein MSLVLIAVLALLALCLVCGAILGYAAVRFKVEGDPIAEQINALLPQTQCGQCGYPGCKPYAEAIAGGDKINKCPPGGEATIQALADLLDVEPEPLDAVEGEKPQMVAFIREAECIGCTKCIQACPVDAIVGAAKQMHTVIVSECTGCDLCVEPCPVDCIDMIPLGSTVQTWKWQLPLAPGQLIASDREHAA; from the coding sequence ATGAGCCTGGTGCTGATCGCCGTGCTCGCCCTGCTTGCGCTGTGCCTGGTGTGCGGCGCGATTCTTGGTTATGCCGCCGTGCGCTTCAAGGTCGAGGGCGACCCAATCGCCGAGCAGATCAACGCCCTGCTGCCGCAGACCCAGTGCGGCCAGTGCGGCTACCCCGGCTGCAAGCCTTACGCCGAGGCGATTGCCGGTGGCGACAAGATCAACAAGTGCCCGCCCGGCGGCGAGGCGACGATCCAGGCCCTGGCCGACCTGCTGGATGTCGAGCCCGAGCCGCTGGACGCCGTCGAAGGCGAGAAGCCGCAGATGGTCGCCTTTATCCGCGAAGCCGAGTGCATCGGCTGCACCAAGTGCATCCAGGCCTGCCCGGTGGATGCCATCGTCGGTGCGGCCAAGCAGATGCACACGGTGATCGTCAGCGAATGCACCGGCTGTGACCTCTGCGTCGAGCCCTGCCCGGTCGACTGCATCGACATGATCCCGCTCGGCAGCACCGTGCAGACCTGGAAATGGCAGCTACCGCTGGCCCCCGGCCAATTGATCGCCAGCGACCGGGAGCACGCCGCATGA
- the rsxG gene encoding electron transport complex subunit RsxG, whose translation MALPEISRSMLKNSLVLGLFAVVTVGVVAITQQGTATRIAAAEREAKAQALAQILPAGSYDNHLLDQPRQVFDPLLGNKTPTPAYLATLQGEPAAVILQATAPDGYSGSIFLLVGILADGRLAGVRVVGHKETPGLGDKIELAKSPWINSFVGQSLQAPDAAGWAVKKDGGQFDQFAGATITPRAVVKAVHKALQYFDKHRDELLAPVSSQSGENDNG comes from the coding sequence ATGGCCCTGCCGGAAATTTCCCGTTCGATGCTGAAGAACAGCCTGGTGCTCGGCCTGTTCGCCGTGGTCACCGTCGGCGTGGTGGCGATCACCCAGCAAGGCACCGCCACGCGCATCGCCGCCGCCGAGCGCGAAGCCAAGGCCCAGGCGCTGGCGCAGATCCTCCCCGCCGGCAGCTATGACAACCACCTGCTGGACCAGCCGCGCCAGGTGTTCGACCCGCTGCTCGGCAACAAGACGCCGACCCCGGCCTACCTGGCCACCCTCCAGGGCGAGCCGGCGGCGGTGATCCTCCAGGCCACCGCGCCGGACGGCTACAGCGGCAGCATCTTCCTCCTGGTCGGCATCCTCGCCGATGGCCGCCTGGCTGGCGTGCGCGTGGTCGGGCACAAGGAAACCCCCGGCCTGGGCGACAAGATCGAGCTGGCCAAGAGCCCGTGGATCAACAGCTTCGTCGGCCAGTCGCTGCAAGCGCCGGACGCCGCAGGCTGGGCGGTGAAGAAAGACGGCGGCCAGTTCGACCAGTTCGCCGGCGCCACCATCACCCCACGCGCGGTGGTCAAGGCGGTGCACAAGGCGCTGCAATACTTCGACAAGCATCGGGACGAACTGCTGGCACCTGTGTCCAGCCAGAGCGGGGAAAACGACAATGGCTAG
- a CDS encoding argininosuccinate synthase has translation MADVKKVVLAYSGGLDTSVILKWLQDTYECEVVTFTADLGQGEEVEPARAKAQAMGVKEIYIDDLREEFVRDFVYPMFRANTVYEGEYLLGTSIARPLIAKRLIEIANETGADAISHGATGKGNDQVRFELGAYALKPGVKVIAPWREWDLLSREKLMDYAEKHAIPIERHGKKKSPYSMDANLLHISYEGGVLEDTWTEHEEDMWRWTKSPEAAPNVPTYIELTYRKGDIVAIDGVEMSPATVLAELNRIGGENGIGRLDIVENRYVGMKSRGCYETPGGTIMLRAHRAIESITLDREVAHLKDELMPKYASLIYTGYWWSPERLMLQQMIDASQINVNGVVRLKLYKGNVIVTGRKSDDSLFDANIATFEEDGGAYNQADAAGFIKLNALRMRIAANKGRKLF, from the coding sequence ATGGCGGACGTTAAGAAGGTAGTTCTGGCTTATTCCGGTGGCCTGGATACCTCGGTAATCCTCAAGTGGCTGCAGGACACCTATGAATGCGAAGTGGTGACCTTCACCGCTGACCTCGGCCAAGGCGAAGAAGTCGAGCCGGCTCGTGCCAAGGCCCAGGCCATGGGCGTCAAGGAAATCTACATCGACGACCTGCGCGAAGAATTCGTCCGCGACTTCGTCTACCCGATGTTCCGCGCCAACACCGTCTACGAAGGCGAGTACCTGCTGGGTACCTCTATCGCCCGTCCGCTGATCGCCAAGCGCCTGATCGAGATCGCCAACGAGACCGGCGCCGACGCCATCTCCCACGGCGCCACCGGCAAGGGCAACGACCAGGTGCGTTTCGAACTGGGCGCCTATGCGCTCAAGCCAGGCGTGAAAGTCATCGCCCCATGGCGCGAGTGGGACCTGCTGTCCCGCGAGAAGCTGATGGATTACGCCGAGAAGCACGCCATCCCGATTGAGCGTCACGGCAAGAAGAAGTCGCCGTACTCCATGGATGCCAACCTGCTGCACATCTCCTATGAAGGCGGCGTGCTGGAAGACACCTGGACCGAGCACGAAGAAGACATGTGGCGCTGGACCAAGTCGCCGGAAGCCGCGCCGAACGTCCCGACCTACATCGAGCTGACCTACCGTAAGGGCGACATCGTTGCCATCGATGGCGTCGAAATGTCCCCGGCCACTGTGCTGGCCGAGCTGAACCGCATCGGCGGCGAGAACGGCATCGGTCGCCTCGACATCGTCGAGAACCGCTACGTCGGCATGAAGTCCCGTGGCTGCTACGAGACCCCCGGCGGCACCATCATGCTGCGCGCCCACCGCGCCATCGAGTCGATCACCCTGGACCGCGAAGTGGCCCACCTGAAAGACGAACTGATGCCCAAGTACGCCAGCCTGATCTACACCGGCTACTGGTGGAGCCCGGAGCGTCTGATGCTGCAGCAGATGATCGACGCCTCGCAGATCAACGTGAACGGCGTAGTGCGCCTGAAGCTGTACAAGGGCAACGTCATCGTCACCGGCCGCAAGTCCGACGACTCGCTGTTCGATGCCAACATCGCCACCTTCGAAGAAGACGGCGGTGCGTACAACCAGGCCGACGCTGCGGGCTTCATCAAGCTCAACGCCCTGCGCATGCGTATTGCTGCGAACAAGGGCCGCAAGCTGTTCTGA
- a CDS encoding RnfABCDGE type electron transport complex subunit D, protein MALPRITSPHAKGSNRTQSVMLLVAAACAPGALALTWLFGIGTLVNLVWASVVALAVEAAILAARQRPVAFFLKDGSALVTAVLLALALPPYAPWWLTLVAVGFAIVFGKQLYGGLGQNPFNPAMIGYVVVLISFPIDMTSWPKPHTVGAWDGIQQIFGLAALPDGWSQATALDSLKVNKSLTMDELWAQNPAFGEFGGKAVEWVNLAFLLGGLFLIYKKVISWHAPLGMLGALFVISLLCWNGSGSDSNGSPLFHLLTGATMLGAFFIVTDPVSGATSNLGRILFGAGTGVLVYIIRTWGGYPDGVAFAVLLMNLCAPTIDYYTRPRTYGHRKPERGFKLGE, encoded by the coding sequence ATGGCCCTGCCCCGCATCACCTCGCCCCACGCCAAGGGCAGCAATCGCACCCAGAGCGTCATGCTGTTGGTGGCCGCCGCCTGCGCGCCCGGCGCCCTGGCCCTGACCTGGCTGTTCGGCATCGGCACCCTGGTCAACCTGGTCTGGGCCAGCGTCGTCGCCCTGGCCGTTGAAGCGGCGATCCTGGCCGCGCGCCAGCGCCCCGTCGCCTTCTTCCTCAAGGATGGCAGCGCCCTGGTCACCGCCGTGCTGCTGGCCCTGGCCCTGCCGCCTTATGCGCCCTGGTGGCTGACCCTGGTCGCGGTCGGCTTCGCCATCGTGTTCGGCAAGCAGCTGTATGGCGGCCTCGGCCAGAACCCGTTCAACCCGGCAATGATCGGCTACGTGGTGGTGCTGATTTCCTTCCCCATCGACATGACCAGCTGGCCCAAGCCGCACACGGTGGGCGCCTGGGACGGCATCCAGCAGATCTTCGGCCTCGCCGCCCTGCCCGACGGCTGGAGCCAGGCCACCGCCCTGGACAGCCTGAAGGTCAACAAGAGCCTGACCATGGACGAGCTGTGGGCGCAGAACCCGGCCTTCGGCGAGTTCGGCGGCAAGGCGGTGGAATGGGTCAACCTGGCCTTCCTGCTCGGCGGCCTGTTCCTCATCTACAAGAAAGTCATCAGCTGGCACGCGCCGCTGGGCATGCTCGGCGCACTGTTCGTCATCAGCCTGCTGTGCTGGAACGGTTCCGGCTCGGACTCCAACGGCTCGCCGCTATTCCACCTGCTGACCGGCGCGACCATGCTCGGCGCCTTCTTCATCGTCACCGACCCGGTGTCCGGCGCCACCAGCAACCTGGGACGAATCCTCTTCGGCGCAGGCACAGGCGTGCTGGTCTATATCATCCGCACCTGGGGCGGCTACCCGGATGGCGTGGCCTTCGCCGTGCTGCTGATGAACCTCTGCGCCCCGACCATCGACTACTACACCCGCCCGCGCACCTACGGCCATCGCAAGCCGGAGCGCGGCTTCAAACTGGGGGAATGA
- a CDS encoding flagellar protein MotY codes for MRQPYLTLLSVLACLSLGQPAAAITFQTRMEKVEWKVEGDKFECRLSQSIADFGTGEFVRRAGEQATFRLKTRERWLGAGSATLLAAAAPWQPGRGDINLGPVSVVAGEVPFNSSQEQAGRLLTGLMEGRSPLVKHRTTTGGDSLDVRLLPVKFNQAYNDYLKCTAGLLPVNFDQIRKAQIGFPGGGAVLDDLGRAKLEIILGFLQADPSVNRIELDGHSDNSGNRLTNRDTSRRRAIAVEEYLKANGVPAEQIVVRFHGERYPLVPNSSESNRAKNRRVTMTLSREPVAEPAEEAAPAPAEPSPPAEPAATS; via the coding sequence GTGCGCCAACCCTATCTGACCCTGCTGAGCGTGCTGGCCTGCCTATCCTTGGGCCAGCCTGCTGCGGCCATCACTTTCCAGACGCGCATGGAAAAGGTGGAGTGGAAAGTCGAGGGCGACAAGTTCGAATGCCGGCTGTCGCAGTCGATCGCGGATTTTGGCACTGGCGAGTTCGTCCGCCGCGCTGGCGAGCAGGCAACATTCCGCCTGAAGACCCGCGAGCGCTGGCTGGGAGCAGGCTCGGCCACCTTGCTGGCTGCGGCTGCGCCCTGGCAACCGGGGCGCGGCGATATCAACCTCGGTCCGGTCAGCGTGGTGGCCGGCGAAGTGCCGTTCAACAGTTCCCAGGAGCAGGCCGGGCGCCTGCTCACTGGCTTGATGGAAGGCCGCAGCCCGCTGGTCAAGCACCGCACCACCACGGGCGGCGACAGCCTCGATGTGCGCCTGCTGCCGGTCAAGTTCAACCAGGCCTACAACGACTACCTCAAGTGCACCGCCGGCCTGCTGCCGGTCAATTTCGACCAGATTCGCAAGGCGCAGATCGGCTTCCCCGGTGGCGGTGCGGTGCTCGATGACCTGGGGCGGGCCAAGCTGGAGATCATCCTCGGCTTTCTCCAGGCCGACCCCAGTGTCAATCGCATCGAGCTGGATGGTCACTCCGACAACAGCGGTAACCGCCTGACCAACCGCGATACCTCGCGCCGTAGGGCGATTGCCGTGGAGGAGTACCTCAAGGCCAATGGCGTGCCGGCCGAGCAGATCGTCGTGCGCTTCCACGGCGAACGTTACCCGCTGGTGCCGAACAGCAGCGAAAGCAACCGGGCGAAGAACCGCCGGGTGACCATGACCCTGTCCCGCGAGCCGGTCGCCGAGCCTGCTGAAGAGGCGGCTCCAGCGCCGGCGGAACCTAGCCCGCCAGCCGAGCCTGCGGCCACTTCCTGA
- a CDS encoding GGDEF domain-containing protein yields MAADNHALHLIRVVQELSMARDVDSVAEIVRHAARELSGADGATFVLRDGDRCFYRDEDAISPLWKGQRFPMSACISGWVMLNRQATVIPDIYQDERIPHAAYRPTFVKSLVMVPIRTLEPIGAIGAYWASGYRATAEQVELLQALADSISIAMENVQVYAELERRVEERTAQLAEANRRLHAEVRERERMAAEVRQLSLTDELTGLHNRRGFLLLAERELEAAQRRRSRCLLLYADLDYLKQTNDRYGHAAGDVMLIDAAQVLRSVFRSTDVLARLGGDEFVVLTSDYVSSEEVLQRLAAALKAFQRQTGRQLSVSLGVAESSLSPGAGLDNLLTQADAAMYANKCARRGLQVAS; encoded by the coding sequence ATGGCCGCTGACAACCATGCTCTACATCTGATCCGGGTGGTGCAGGAGCTGTCGATGGCAAGGGATGTGGACAGCGTGGCGGAGATCGTCCGCCATGCTGCACGCGAGCTGAGTGGTGCCGATGGCGCTACATTCGTGTTGCGTGATGGCGATCGCTGTTTCTATCGTGACGAGGACGCCATCTCGCCGCTGTGGAAGGGGCAGCGCTTTCCCATGAGCGCATGCATCAGTGGCTGGGTCATGCTCAATCGCCAGGCCACCGTGATTCCTGATATCTACCAGGATGAGCGCATACCCCACGCAGCTTATCGGCCGACCTTCGTCAAGAGCCTGGTGATGGTGCCTATCCGTACCCTCGAGCCGATTGGTGCCATTGGTGCCTATTGGGCCAGTGGCTACCGGGCAACAGCGGAGCAGGTCGAATTGCTGCAGGCCTTGGCTGACTCCATATCGATAGCCATGGAGAATGTGCAGGTCTATGCCGAACTGGAACGGCGCGTGGAAGAGCGCACTGCGCAGCTGGCTGAAGCCAACAGGCGTCTGCACGCCGAAGTGCGTGAGCGTGAGCGGATGGCGGCCGAGGTGCGCCAGCTGTCGTTGACCGACGAGCTGACCGGGCTGCATAACCGTCGCGGCTTTCTCCTGCTGGCCGAGCGCGAGTTGGAAGCGGCCCAGCGCCGGCGTAGTCGTTGCCTGCTGCTGTACGCCGATCTGGATTACCTTAAACAGACCAACGATCGCTATGGCCATGCCGCCGGCGATGTCATGTTGATCGATGCGGCGCAGGTGTTGCGCTCGGTGTTTCGCAGTACCGATGTATTGGCGCGACTGGGCGGTGACGAGTTCGTGGTATTGACCAGTGACTATGTCAGCAGCGAGGAAGTTCTGCAGCGACTGGCGGCGGCGCTTAAGGCCTTTCAGCGGCAAACGGGGCGGCAGTTGTCGGTCAGCCTCGGGGTTGCCGAGTCCTCGCTGAGTCCCGGCGCTGGGCTGGATAACTTGCTGACCCAGGCGGACGCAGCCATGTATGCCAACAAGTGTGCGCGGCGAGGCCTGCAGGTCGCCAGCTGA
- a CDS encoding electron transport complex subunit E: protein MASYREIAVNGLWKNNPGLVQLLGLCPLLGVSNSVVNALGMAIATALVLACSNAAVALIRGAVTDAVRLPVFVMIIAALTTCIELLMQAFTYELYQILGIFIPLITTNCIILGRAEAFAAKNSVGHAAFDGLLMGTGFGLVLLAIGAVRELLGTGALLANMHLLFGPLAANWQLVLFADYQGFLLAILPPGAFLVLGLLIALKNRIDAVVAERAKAALPEAAPAASRRVRVTGVIE, encoded by the coding sequence ATGGCTAGTTACCGCGAAATCGCCGTCAACGGCCTGTGGAAAAACAACCCGGGCCTGGTCCAGCTGCTCGGCCTGTGCCCGCTGCTGGGGGTGAGTAACTCGGTGGTCAACGCCCTCGGCATGGCCATCGCCACCGCCCTGGTGCTGGCCTGCTCGAACGCTGCCGTGGCACTGATCCGCGGCGCGGTGACCGATGCCGTGCGCCTGCCGGTGTTCGTCATGATCATCGCCGCGCTGACCACCTGCATCGAGCTGCTGATGCAAGCCTTCACCTACGAGCTGTACCAGATCCTCGGCATCTTCATCCCGCTGATCACCACCAACTGCATCATCCTCGGCCGCGCCGAGGCCTTCGCGGCGAAGAACAGCGTCGGCCACGCCGCCTTCGACGGCCTGCTGATGGGCACCGGCTTCGGCCTGGTGCTGCTGGCCATCGGCGCAGTGCGCGAGCTGCTCGGCACCGGCGCACTGCTGGCCAACATGCACCTGCTGTTCGGCCCGCTGGCCGCCAACTGGCAGCTGGTGCTGTTCGCCGACTACCAGGGCTTCCTGCTGGCCATCCTGCCGCCGGGTGCATTCCTCGTCCTCGGCCTGCTGATCGCCCTGAAGAACCGCATCGATGCCGTGGTCGCCGAGCGTGCCAAGGCTGCTCTGCCGGAAGCGGCGCCCGCCGCCAGCCGCCGCGTGCGGGTTACCGGAGTGATCGAGTGA